In Cryptomeria japonica chromosome 10, Sugi_1.0, whole genome shotgun sequence, a genomic segment contains:
- the LOC131072615 gene encoding auxin efflux carrier component 2, translated as MISGGELYTVISAVVPLYVAMFLAYGSVKWWKIFTPEQCAGINKFVAIFAVPLLSFIFISRINPYKMNFVFVAADVISKLVVLLPLALWTKFSERGNLDWVITTFSLSTLPNTLVMGIPLLKAMYGDSTESLMVQVVVMQCILWYTLMLFLFEYRSVKVTLIEHFHFSTARHTSTLDDKSPKLQTDGIDGVDCEELHVIERKPSLTSIPQRDLSTPSSERFHERRYKHTMSENSTAKTGCLGVKYNSMQSMRNLQSIGSTSPLGETVPTVLTNRVASFRDQSNGKSGNHESAINLGTENSCSNRYLGLLSEDAVQVAKIVSQSASNYSPQPRDDAKELHMFIWSSGSSFSEGKCTLTYNVCVTSQLHQQDNHKGEVIPSEPSNAAFVMKLILHVVFSKLAYNPNSYASLFGILWALVSARWGLEMPQIVKGSITILSDTGLGLAMFSLGLFMALQPRIIACGTYFAIIGMVLRFLVGPAVMAVASIAVGLRGTILHIAIVQGALPQGIVPFVFARQYNVHPDILSTGVIFGMLVSLPITLIYYVLLEL; from the exons ATGATAAGTGGTGGGGAATTGTACACAGTAATAAGTGCAGTTGTTCCACTGTATGTGGCAATGTTTCTAGCTTATGGTTCTGTAAAATGGTGGAAGATATTCACTCCAGAACAATGTGCAGGGATTAATAAGTTTGTTGCCATATTTGCTGTTCCTCTTCTATCGTTTATATTCATATCTAGAATCAACCCTTACAAAATGAATTTTGTTTTCGTGGCTGCTGATGTTATATCTAAGCTGGTTGTGCTTCTCCCACTGGCGTTGTGGACAAAGTTTTCTGAGAGAGGCAACTTGGACTGGGTGATTACTACCTTCTCCTTGTCAACATTACCGAATACTCTGGTGATGGGAATTCCACTTTTGAAGGCCATGTATGGAGATTCAACAGAAAGTTTGATGGTGCAGGTCGTTGTTATGCAGTGCATTCTCTGGTACACTTTAATGCTATTTTTATTTGAGTACAGAAGTGTTAAGGTGACTCTTATAGAACATTTCCATTTTAGTACTGCAAGACATACATCCACTTTAGATGATAAGAGCCCAAAACTGCAAACAGATGGGATAGATGGTGTAGATTGTGAAGAACTGCATGTCATAGAAAGAAAACCATCTTTAACGTCCATTCCACAGAGGGATCTGTCTACTCCATCATCTGAGAGGTTTCATGAACGTAGATATAAACATACAATGTCAGAGAACTCCACTGCTAAGACAGGTTGTTTGGGTGTCAAGTATAACTCTATGCAGTCCATGAGAAACTTGCAGAGTATAGGTTCCACTTCTCCTTTAGGAGAAACAGTCCCGACAGTGCTAACTAATAGAGTAGCAAGTTTTAGGGATCAAAGTAATGGCAAAAGTGGAAATCATGAATCTGCAATCAATTTGGGAACTGAAAACAGCTGCTCTAATAGATATTTGGGATTGCTTTCAGAAGACGCCGTGCAGGTGGCAAAGATTGTGTCCCAGTCTGCATCCAATTATTCTCCTCAACCGAGAGATGATGCAAAGGAGCTTCACATGTTTATTTGGAGCTCTGGATCGTCATTCTCTGAAGGCAAGTGCACATTAACTTACAATGTATG TGTAACATCACAATTACATCAGCAGGACAACCACAAAGGAGAAGTTATACCATCTGAACCTTCAAATGCAGCTTTTGTAATGAAGCTAATTCTCCACGTCGTGTTTTCTAAGCTGGCTTACAATCCAAACTCCTATGCAAGTCTATTTGGGATTCTATGGGCACTCGTTTCAGCAAG GTGGGGTCTTGAGATGCCTCAGATAGTCAAGGGTTCTATAACAATCTTGTCTGACACTGGCTTGGGATTAGCCATGTTTAGTCTTG GTTTATTCATGGCACTACAACCAAGGATCATTGCATGTGGAACTTATTTTGCCATTATTGGCATGGTTCTACGGTTTTTAGTTGGACCAGCAGTCATGGCTGTGGCTTCTATCGCAGTTGGTCTTCGAGGAACTATCTTACACATCGCCATCGTACAG GGTGCATTGCCTCAAGGAATAGTGCCATTTGTATTTGCACGGCAGTATAATGTACATCCAGATATACTTAGTACGGG GGTGATATTTGGCATGCTGGTCTCTTTACCAATTACGTTGATATACTATGTGCTTCTTGAGTTGTAA